From Ramlibacter tataouinensis, the proteins below share one genomic window:
- the icmF gene encoding fused isobutyryl-CoA mutase/GTPase IcmF, with translation MTDLSAEFKALASYRPTQKVRFVTAASLFDGHDAAINIMRRILQGMGAEVIHLGHNRSVDDIVTAALQEDVQGIAVSSYQGGHVEYFKYMVDLLKQRGGAHIQVFGGGGGVIVPPEIRELHAYGVARIYSPEDGQRMGLAGMIGEMVARSDKDLSEFAPRDLKAIQGHGEMAWRALAQLITAIENGSADAKLMEAVKAAAGERRIPVLGITGTGGAGKSSLTDELIRRLRLDQDDQLRVAVVSIDPSRRKSGGALLGDRIRMNAIGPWQNGPRIYMRSLATRDFGSEISAALPDVIAACKAAGFDLVVVETSGIGQGDAAIVPLVDVPMYVMTPEFGAASQLEKIDMLDFAEFVAINKFDRKGAADALRDVSKQVQRNKEAFGKSPDQMPVFGTMAARFNDDGVTALYQALKPRLTEVGLKLKEGRLPAVSGRHSTNQTPVVPAARVRYLADISDTVRGYKKRAREQARLAREIQQLREAARMLKVDKPDRAPASEAALDLAGHRLSRMDRDALQLLKQWPDMQKAYGGDEYVVKIRDKEIRTALTTKSLSGTTIRKVALPQYEDHGEILKWLMLDNVPGSYPYTAGTFAFKRENEDPTRMFAGEGDAFRTNRRFKLLSEGMPAKRLSTAFDSVTLYGNDPDLRPDIYGKVGNSGVSIATLDDMEVLYSGFDLCNPATSVSMTINGPAPTILAMFMNTAIDQNIARFTADNGREPTDTEAAKIREWVLANVRGTVQADILKEDQGQNTCIFSTEFSLKVMGDIAEYFVHHDVRNFYSVSISGYHIAEAGANPISQLAFTLSNGFTFVEAYLARGMHIDDFAPNLSFFFSNGMDPEYTVMGRVARRIWAVAMKERYGANERSQKLKYHIQTSGRSLHAQEIQFNDIRTTLQALIAIYDNCNSLHTNAFDEAITTPTEDSVRRAMAIQLIINREWGLAKNENPNQGSFIIEELTELVEEAVLAEFERIAERGGVLGAMETGYQRGRIQDESMHYEMLKHTGELPIIGVNTFRNPHGDAVHDKLELARSTEEEKQSQLKRLQDFHKRNAKQAPAMLQRLQQAVIENRNVFEVLMDAVRVCSLGQITNALFEVGGQYRRNM, from the coding sequence ATGACCGACCTGTCCGCCGAATTCAAGGCGCTCGCCAGCTATCGCCCTACCCAAAAGGTTCGCTTCGTCACGGCGGCCAGCCTCTTCGACGGGCACGACGCCGCCATCAACATCATGCGCCGCATCCTGCAAGGCATGGGCGCCGAAGTGATCCACCTGGGCCACAACCGTAGCGTCGATGACATCGTCACCGCCGCGCTGCAGGAAGACGTGCAGGGCATCGCGGTCAGCTCCTACCAGGGCGGCCACGTCGAGTACTTCAAGTACATGGTGGACCTGCTCAAGCAACGCGGCGGCGCCCACATCCAGGTGTTCGGCGGCGGCGGCGGCGTGATCGTGCCGCCCGAGATCCGCGAACTGCACGCCTACGGCGTCGCGCGCATCTACAGCCCCGAGGACGGCCAGCGCATGGGGCTGGCGGGAATGATCGGCGAGATGGTGGCGCGCAGCGACAAGGACCTGAGCGAGTTCGCGCCGCGCGACCTGAAGGCGATCCAGGGCCACGGCGAGATGGCCTGGCGCGCGCTGGCCCAGCTCATCACCGCCATCGAGAACGGCTCGGCCGACGCCAAGCTCATGGAAGCAGTCAAGGCCGCCGCCGGCGAGCGCCGCATTCCCGTGCTGGGCATCACCGGCACCGGCGGTGCGGGCAAGTCCTCGCTGACCGACGAACTGATCCGACGCCTGCGCCTGGACCAGGACGACCAGCTGCGCGTGGCGGTCGTCTCCATCGACCCCTCCCGCCGCAAGAGCGGCGGAGCGCTGCTGGGCGACCGCATCCGCATGAACGCGATCGGGCCCTGGCAGAACGGCCCGCGCATCTACATGCGGTCCCTGGCCACGCGGGACTTCGGCAGCGAGATCTCCGCCGCCCTGCCCGACGTCATCGCCGCCTGCAAGGCCGCGGGCTTCGACCTGGTGGTGGTCGAGACCTCCGGCATCGGCCAGGGCGACGCGGCGATCGTGCCGCTGGTGGATGTGCCCATGTACGTGATGACGCCGGAGTTCGGCGCCGCCAGCCAGCTCGAGAAGATCGACATGCTGGATTTCGCCGAGTTCGTGGCGATCAACAAGTTCGACCGCAAGGGTGCCGCCGATGCGCTGCGCGACGTCTCCAAGCAGGTGCAGCGCAACAAGGAAGCCTTCGGCAAGAGTCCCGACCAGATGCCGGTGTTCGGCACCATGGCGGCCCGCTTCAACGACGACGGCGTCACCGCCCTGTACCAGGCGCTGAAGCCGCGGCTGACCGAGGTCGGGCTCAAGCTCAAGGAAGGCCGCCTGCCGGCGGTCTCCGGGCGCCACAGCACCAACCAGACCCCCGTGGTGCCGGCCGCGCGGGTGCGCTACCTGGCCGACATTTCCGACACCGTGCGCGGCTACAAGAAGCGCGCCCGCGAACAGGCCCGGCTGGCCCGCGAGATCCAGCAGCTGCGGGAAGCCGCGCGCATGCTGAAGGTCGACAAACCCGATCGCGCACCTGCCTCGGAAGCGGCGCTCGACCTCGCCGGCCATCGCCTGTCGCGCATGGACCGCGACGCCCTGCAACTGCTCAAGCAGTGGCCGGACATGCAGAAGGCCTACGGGGGCGACGAGTACGTCGTGAAGATCCGCGACAAGGAGATCCGCACCGCGCTCACCACCAAGTCGCTCTCGGGCACCACGATCCGTAAGGTGGCGCTGCCGCAATACGAGGACCACGGCGAAATCCTCAAGTGGCTGATGCTGGACAACGTGCCGGGCAGCTACCCCTACACCGCTGGCACCTTCGCCTTCAAGCGCGAGAACGAGGACCCCACCCGCATGTTCGCGGGCGAAGGCGACGCCTTCCGCACCAACCGCCGCTTCAAACTGCTGTCCGAAGGCATGCCGGCCAAGCGCCTGTCGACCGCCTTCGATTCGGTCACCCTATACGGCAACGACCCGGACCTGCGCCCGGACATCTACGGCAAGGTAGGCAACTCCGGCGTGTCGATCGCCACGCTGGACGATATGGAGGTGCTGTACTCGGGCTTCGACCTGTGCAACCCGGCCACCTCGGTGTCGATGACGATCAACGGCCCGGCGCCCACCATCCTGGCGATGTTCATGAACACCGCCATCGACCAGAACATCGCCAGGTTCACGGCCGACAACGGCCGCGAGCCGACCGACACCGAAGCCGCCAAGATCCGCGAATGGGTGCTGGCCAACGTGCGCGGCACGGTGCAGGCCGATATCCTGAAGGAAGACCAGGGCCAGAACACCTGCATCTTCTCGACCGAGTTCTCGCTCAAGGTCATGGGCGACATCGCCGAGTACTTCGTGCACCACGACGTGCGCAACTTCTATTCGGTGTCGATCTCGGGCTACCACATCGCCGAGGCCGGGGCCAACCCGATCAGCCAGCTCGCGTTCACCCTCTCGAATGGCTTCACCTTCGTCGAGGCCTACCTGGCGCGCGGCATGCACATCGACGACTTCGCGCCCAACCTGTCGTTCTTCTTCTCCAACGGCATGGACCCGGAATACACGGTGATGGGCCGGGTGGCGCGGCGCATCTGGGCGGTGGCGATGAAGGAGCGCTACGGCGCCAACGAGCGCAGCCAGAAGCTCAAGTACCACATCCAGACCTCGGGCCGCAGCCTGCATGCGCAGGAGATCCAGTTCAACGACATCCGCACCACGTTGCAGGCGCTGATCGCGATCTACGACAACTGCAACTCGCTGCACACCAACGCCTTCGACGAGGCGATCACAACGCCCACCGAAGACAGCGTGCGCCGGGCGATGGCGATCCAGCTGATCATCAACCGCGAGTGGGGCCTGGCCAAGAACGAGAACCCGAACCAGGGCTCGTTCATCATCGAGGAGCTCACCGAGCTGGTCGAAGAGGCGGTGCTTGCCGAGTTCGAGCGCATCGCCGAGCGCGGCGGCGTGCTGGGCGCCATGGAGACCGGCTACCAGCGCGGCCGCATCCAGGACGAGAGCATGCACTACGAGATGCTCAAGCACACCGGCGAGCTGCCGATCATCGGCGTCAACACCTTCCGCAACCCGCATGGCGACGCGGTGCACGACAAGCTCGAACTGGCCCGCTCGACCGAGGAAGAAAAGCAAAGCCAGCTCAAGCGCCTGCAGGACTTCCACAAGCGCAACGCCAAGCAAGCGCCCGCCATGCTGCAGCGGCTGCAACAGGCCGTGATCGAGAACCGCAATGTGTTCGAGGTACTGATGGACGCGGTGCGCGTCTGCTCGCTCGGCCAGATCACGAACGCGCTGTTCGAGGTCGGCGGCCAGTACCGGCGGAACATGTGA
- a CDS encoding acyl-CoA thioesterase, translated as MMDDITYRGTVYPWHCDHVGHMNVMWYVGKFDEATWNFFNQLGLTPAYFRENGRGMAAVDQHIEYKRELKAGDVVTIRSHLIEFAGKKVRFRHEMTNEATGELAAVTTLLGVHMDTAARKSCPFPVEMVERAQQKN; from the coding sequence ATGATGGACGACATCACCTACCGGGGTACGGTCTATCCCTGGCACTGCGACCACGTCGGCCACATGAACGTGATGTGGTACGTGGGCAAGTTCGACGAGGCCACCTGGAACTTCTTCAACCAGCTCGGCCTGACGCCTGCCTACTTCCGTGAGAACGGCCGCGGCATGGCGGCCGTGGACCAGCACATCGAGTACAAGCGCGAACTCAAGGCAGGGGATGTGGTCACCATCCGCTCCCACTTGATCGAGTTCGCGGGCAAGAAGGTCCGCTTTCGCCATGAGATGACGAATGAGGCAACGGGGGAACTGGCGGCAGTAACCACGCTGTTGGGGGTGCACATGGATACGGCGGCGCGGAAGTCGTGTCCGTTTCCTGTGGAGATGGTCGAACGCGCGCAGCAGAAGAACTGA
- the clsB gene encoding cardiolipin synthase ClsB, whose product MPLPLPPLRSGHSLRLLQGAAELFPTLVAAIDAARVEVRLETYIFDFQGQSADVAQALERAARRGVNVRVVVDGFGSLPLPRSWAERFVEAGVDWRVYEPLGRLGLLWRGSWRRLHRKLCLVDGQTAFCGGINVLDDLHDQEGPTQLAPRFDFSVQVSGPLVSQIEATMSQLWLRLQAMRDIRGAHLAGALHTLRESTGHTTAPRVDTLPAPNGRGSRAALVLRDNLRNRGRIERAYRRAIGRAREEVIIANAYFVPGRKMRDALIAAAQRGVRVVLLLQGRYESFMQYYAARPVYGVLLRAGVEIHEYSPSFLHAKVAVIDGLWATVGSSNLDPLSLLLAREANVVVGDEEFAEQLRQRLLRAIAEEGRQMSPEEYLSRPLRERILERVALGVMRLALMVQGKRYL is encoded by the coding sequence ATGCCGCTGCCGCTGCCGCCACTGCGATCCGGACACTCCCTGCGGCTGCTGCAAGGCGCCGCGGAGCTGTTCCCGACCCTGGTGGCTGCGATCGACGCGGCGCGGGTCGAGGTGCGGCTGGAGACCTACATCTTCGATTTCCAGGGCCAGAGCGCGGACGTGGCGCAGGCGCTGGAGCGGGCGGCGCGGCGCGGCGTCAACGTCCGCGTCGTGGTCGACGGCTTCGGCTCGCTGCCGCTGCCGCGCTCATGGGCCGAGCGCTTCGTGGAGGCCGGGGTCGACTGGCGCGTCTACGAGCCGCTGGGACGGCTCGGCCTGCTGTGGCGGGGCAGCTGGCGCCGGCTGCATCGCAAGCTGTGCCTGGTCGACGGGCAGACCGCGTTTTGCGGCGGCATCAACGTGCTCGACGACCTGCACGACCAGGAGGGCCCGACACAGCTGGCGCCGCGCTTTGATTTTTCGGTGCAGGTGTCCGGGCCGCTGGTGTCCCAGATCGAGGCGACCATGAGCCAGCTCTGGCTGCGGCTGCAGGCGATGCGCGACATCCGCGGGGCGCACCTGGCCGGCGCGCTGCATACCTTGCGTGAGTCTACTGGGCACACCACGGCACCGCGAGTGGACACGCTGCCCGCGCCCAACGGCCGGGGCTCGCGCGCCGCGCTGGTGCTGCGCGACAACCTGCGCAACCGTGGCCGCATCGAACGTGCCTACCGCCGTGCGATCGGCCGCGCGCGCGAAGAGGTGATCATCGCCAACGCCTACTTCGTGCCCGGTCGCAAGATGCGCGACGCGCTCATCGCCGCCGCCCAGCGGGGCGTGAGGGTGGTGCTGCTGCTGCAGGGCCGCTACGAGTCTTTCATGCAGTACTACGCGGCGCGGCCGGTGTACGGCGTGCTGCTGCGCGCCGGCGTCGAGATCCACGAGTATTCGCCGAGCTTCCTGCACGCCAAGGTGGCGGTGATCGACGGGCTTTGGGCCACCGTGGGCTCATCCAACCTCGATCCGTTGAGCCTGCTGCTGGCGCGCGAAGCCAATGTCGTGGTCGGCGACGAAGAGTTCGCCGAGCAGCTGCGCCAGCGGCTGCTGCGGGCCATCGCCGAAGAGGGGCGCCAGATGAGCCCAGAGGAATACCTGAGCCGGCCCCTGCGCGAGCGCATCCTGGAGCGGGTGGCCCTGGGCGTCATGCGCCTTGCGCTGATGGTGCAGGGGAAAAGGTATCTATAA
- a CDS encoding endonuclease/exonuclease/phosphatase family protein, translated as MAAPFRVATYNIHKGVQGVGPARRLEIHNIGHAVEQLDADIVCLQEVRKLHRREEQYFTRWPELPQHEFLAPQGYEAVYQTNAYTRHGEHGNALLSRWPVVSLAHEDISDHRFEQRGLLHVKLQAHRRLLHVIVVHLGLIAGSRLRQVDQLARYIASEVPRREPVVVAGDFNDWGGKLRPRMNAAGLRDHVADRLWTYPSRLPLTQLDYVYARGLKPVSVSIPRGRIWWRMSDHLPLLAEFTL; from the coding sequence ATGGCTGCCCCCTTTAGAGTCGCCACCTACAACATCCACAAGGGTGTGCAGGGTGTCGGGCCGGCTCGGCGGCTCGAGATTCACAACATCGGCCACGCGGTGGAGCAGCTCGACGCCGACATCGTGTGTCTGCAGGAGGTGCGCAAGCTGCACCGGCGCGAAGAGCAGTACTTCACGCGCTGGCCCGAGCTGCCCCAGCACGAGTTCCTGGCGCCGCAGGGGTACGAGGCGGTCTACCAGACCAATGCCTACACGCGGCACGGCGAGCACGGCAACGCCTTGCTCTCGCGCTGGCCGGTGGTCTCGCTTGCGCACGAGGACATCTCCGACCATCGCTTCGAGCAACGCGGTCTGCTGCACGTGAAGCTGCAGGCGCACCGTCGGCTCCTGCACGTGATCGTGGTGCACCTCGGGCTCATCGCCGGCAGCCGGCTGCGCCAGGTCGACCAGCTCGCCCGCTACATCGCCAGCGAGGTGCCCCGCCGCGAGCCCGTGGTGGTGGCGGGTGATTTCAACGACTGGGGCGGCAAGCTGCGGCCCAGGATGAACGCCGCCGGGCTGCGCGACCACGTGGCCGACCGGCTGTGGACTTATCCCTCGCGCCTGCCGCTCACCCAGCTCGACTACGTCTATGCGCGCGGGCTCAAGCCCGTGAGCGTGTCGATCCCGCGCGGGCGCATCTGGTGGCGCATGTCCGACCACCTGCCCTTGCTGGCGGAGTTCACCTTGTAG
- the nudB gene encoding dihydroneopterin triphosphate diphosphatase produces the protein MDRPFKIPQSVLVVIHTPALDVLLINRADAHNYWQSVTGAKDHEGESFEQTAVREVFEETGIACATGRLTDWGLENVYDIYPRWLHRYAPGITRNTEHVFGLCVPPDCPVTLNPREHTHYRWLPWREAADACFSPSNAEAILLLPQFADGCPL, from the coding sequence ATGGACAGGCCTTTCAAGATCCCCCAATCCGTCTTGGTCGTGATCCACACGCCCGCGTTGGATGTGCTGCTCATCAACCGGGCGGACGCGCACAACTACTGGCAGTCGGTGACCGGCGCCAAGGACCATGAAGGCGAGTCGTTCGAGCAGACTGCCGTGCGCGAGGTGTTCGAAGAGACCGGCATCGCCTGCGCGACCGGCCGGCTCACCGACTGGGGCCTGGAGAACGTCTACGACATCTATCCGCGCTGGCTGCATCGCTACGCGCCGGGCATCACGCGCAACACTGAACATGTGTTCGGCCTGTGCGTGCCGCCGGACTGCCCCGTCACGCTGAACCCGCGCGAGCACACCCACTACCGGTGGCTGCCCTGGCGCGAGGCGGCCGATGCCTGCTTCTCGCCCTCGAACGCGGAGGCGATTCTGTTGCTGCCACAATTTGCCGATGGCTGCCCCCTTTAG
- a CDS encoding sulfatase, whose product MNRPNIIFIVADDLGFADLGCYGGRPAQFGPVSPVLDALAANGLKFLQGYANSPVCSPTRFALMTGRYQYRLRGAAEEPINSKSRGSATLGLPPQHPTLPSLLKESGWRTALIGKWHLGWPPHFGPLRSGYEEFFGPMSGGVDYFTHCDWTGSHDLWCGDGEHREEGYLTDLISRRAVDYIDRVAACPDPFFLSLHYTAPHWPWEARTDRSVAGEVKDNLFHLHGGNIETYRRMIHHMDEGIGWVMDALRRHGIDRRTLVVFTSDNGGERFSDNWPLVGGKMDLTEGGIRVPWIAHWPEVIAPGCVTGQQCMTMDWSATMLDAAGVTPHPAWPLDGVSLLPVLREPARSFRRVLHWRMNHRGQRALRDGDWKYLRVDGHDYLFDLAADERERANLAARQSARLADMREAWEAWNATMPPVPGDATISLGYGAKDMPQR is encoded by the coding sequence ATGAACCGGCCCAACATCATCTTCATCGTTGCCGACGACCTCGGCTTCGCCGACCTCGGGTGCTATGGCGGACGGCCCGCGCAGTTCGGCCCGGTCTCGCCGGTGCTCGACGCCCTGGCGGCGAACGGCCTGAAGTTCCTCCAGGGCTACGCCAATTCGCCGGTGTGTTCGCCCACGCGCTTCGCGCTGATGACCGGCCGCTACCAGTACCGCCTGCGCGGCGCCGCCGAGGAGCCGATCAACAGCAAGAGCCGCGGCAGCGCGACGCTTGGCCTGCCGCCGCAGCATCCGACGCTGCCCTCGCTGCTGAAGGAAAGCGGCTGGCGCACGGCGCTGATCGGCAAGTGGCACCTCGGATGGCCGCCGCACTTCGGTCCGCTGCGCTCGGGCTACGAGGAATTCTTCGGCCCCATGTCGGGCGGCGTCGACTACTTCACCCATTGCGACTGGACCGGGTCGCATGACCTCTGGTGCGGCGATGGGGAGCACCGCGAAGAAGGCTACCTGACGGACCTGATCTCGCGCCGCGCCGTCGACTACATCGACCGTGTCGCGGCCTGCCCCGACCCCTTCTTCCTGAGCCTGCACTACACGGCGCCGCACTGGCCCTGGGAAGCGCGAACGGACCGCTCAGTTGCCGGCGAGGTGAAGGACAACCTGTTCCACCTGCACGGCGGCAACATCGAGACCTACCGCCGGATGATCCATCACATGGACGAAGGCATCGGCTGGGTGATGGACGCGCTGCGGCGCCACGGCATCGACCGCCGGACCCTGGTGGTGTTCACCAGCGACAACGGCGGCGAGCGCTTTTCGGACAACTGGCCGCTGGTGGGCGGCAAGATGGACCTGACCGAAGGCGGCATCCGCGTGCCCTGGATCGCGCACTGGCCGGAGGTGATCGCGCCCGGCTGCGTGACCGGCCAGCAATGCATGACCATGGACTGGTCCGCCACCATGCTCGACGCCGCGGGCGTGACCCCGCATCCGGCCTGGCCGCTCGACGGCGTGTCGCTGCTTCCCGTGCTGCGCGAGCCGGCACGCAGCTTCCGGCGGGTGCTGCACTGGCGCATGAACCACCGGGGGCAGCGCGCGCTGCGCGACGGCGACTGGAAATACCTGCGGGTGGACGGGCACGACTACCTGTTCGACCTGGCGGCCGACGAGCGCGAACGCGCCAACCTGGCCGCGCGCCAGAGCGCACGTCTGGCCGACATGCGCGAAGCCTGGGAGGCTTGGAACGCGACGATGCCTCCCGTTCCCGGCGATGCGACCATCAGCCTGGGCTACGGTGCGAAGGACATGCCGCAGAGGTGA
- a CDS encoding SulP family inorganic anion transporter translates to MTRISQWLPFLAWPRPGLPLLRGEAIAALTIVLVMIPQSVAYASLAGMPLVAGLYASFLPALAAVMFSASTRLSVGPSALTSVLVGASLMGMAPPGSDEWVALAVWLALLSGGLQLALGAGGAAWVLNLVSSPVLAGFSQAAALLIIASQIPALLGLKGGLTSLLGQPEFDTVALAFGVLSLLLFVLGKRFAPRMPMVLLVLAASAALASWTGYSGYGAVIGALPAGLPSFYVPGLLSWDSFQKLMVPALVIALVSSLEMASSAKIESQHEGKRWNASQDLVGQGMGKIVSAFCASFPTSTSFSRSAITLYSGAKTGWATVAVTVFMLVVLLFFTPALQHVPRAVLAAVVVAAVSGLIRPDTLPRLWRIDRVEALTGLVTFALTLYFSPRIYWGVLAGVLMGLAHFLYLRLHPRIIEVGVHPDGSMRDRHLWKLPPLSQQVYALRMDGALDFASASAFERALVEHLAAHPDTRDVVLFAQPINRVDATGVEVFMQLRAMLAARGIALHISGIKLPVEQVLERAGALEPGPLLHMYRTDADALHALESTT, encoded by the coding sequence ATGACCCGAATTTCGCAATGGCTGCCCTTTCTGGCCTGGCCACGTCCCGGCCTGCCGCTGCTGCGCGGCGAAGCCATCGCGGCGCTGACCATCGTGCTGGTCATGATTCCGCAGTCGGTGGCCTACGCCAGCCTGGCCGGCATGCCGCTGGTCGCGGGCCTGTATGCGAGCTTTCTTCCGGCCCTGGCGGCGGTGATGTTCTCCGCGTCCACCCGTTTGTCGGTGGGTCCTTCGGCCCTCACCAGCGTGCTGGTCGGCGCTTCGCTCATGGGCATGGCGCCACCCGGCTCCGACGAATGGGTGGCCCTGGCCGTGTGGCTGGCGCTGCTGTCGGGCGGCCTGCAACTCGCGCTGGGGGCGGGCGGCGCGGCCTGGGTACTCAACCTGGTGAGTTCGCCCGTGCTGGCCGGCTTCAGCCAGGCCGCGGCGCTGCTGATCATCGCTTCGCAGATTCCCGCTTTGCTGGGACTGAAAGGCGGGCTGACCAGCCTGCTCGGCCAACCGGAGTTCGACACCGTGGCCCTCGCCTTCGGCGTGCTGAGCCTGCTGCTGTTCGTGCTGGGCAAGCGTTTCGCGCCCCGCATGCCGATGGTGCTGCTGGTGCTCGCGGCCAGCGCGGCGCTGGCCAGCTGGACGGGCTACTCCGGCTACGGCGCGGTCATCGGCGCCCTGCCCGCCGGCCTGCCTTCGTTCTACGTTCCCGGCCTGCTGTCGTGGGACAGCTTCCAGAAACTGATGGTGCCGGCCCTGGTGATCGCGCTGGTGAGTTCGCTGGAGATGGCTTCCAGCGCCAAGATCGAGAGCCAGCATGAGGGCAAGCGCTGGAACGCCAGCCAGGACCTGGTGGGTCAAGGCATGGGCAAGATCGTCTCCGCCTTCTGCGCCAGCTTCCCGACGTCGACCTCCTTCTCGCGCTCGGCGATCACCCTGTACTCGGGCGCCAAGACCGGCTGGGCCACTGTCGCCGTGACGGTTTTCATGCTGGTGGTGCTGCTTTTCTTCACGCCGGCGCTGCAGCACGTGCCGCGGGCGGTGCTGGCCGCGGTGGTGGTGGCCGCGGTGTCGGGCCTGATCCGCCCGGACACCCTGCCGCGCCTGTGGCGCATCGACCGGGTCGAAGCCCTCACGGGACTGGTGACCTTCGCCCTCACCCTGTACTTTTCGCCCCGAATCTACTGGGGGGTGCTGGCCGGCGTGCTCATGGGGCTGGCGCATTTCCTGTACCTGCGGCTGCACCCCCGCATCATCGAAGTGGGAGTGCATCCCGACGGCAGCATGCGCGACCGGCACCTGTGGAAACTGCCGCCCCTGAGCCAGCAGGTCTATGCGCTGCGCATGGACGGCGCGCTCGATTTCGCCTCCGCCAGCGCGTTCGAGCGCGCTTTGGTCGAACACCTCGCGGCGCATCCCGACACGCGCGACGTGGTGCTGTTCGCGCAACCCATCAACCGGGTCGATGCCACCGGGGTCGAGGTGTTCATGCAACTGCGCGCCATGCTGGCCGCGCGCGGCATCGCGCTGCATATCAGCGGCATCAAGCTGCCGGTGGAACAGGTACTGGAACGCGCCGGCGCGCTGGAACCCGGGCCCTTGCTGCACATGTATCGCACCGACGCGGACGCGCTGCATGCGCTGGAATCAACTACCTGA
- a CDS encoding GtrA family protein: MADEFSSHEAHDVPPRAFQFGAAVPVHAAVPVWARLGVAGHAVRVAWAGLDFEAAESDAVLEPAAVLRFGILGTLSFLVDAGVLMVSLDLGAVAARGIALPAATMTTWLVNRGLSLPPHPPAAPNLLRYVGASGPGAALNFIVYAALVALPFNGMDVHPLAALAVSSLAALKLSYLGSRRFR, translated from the coding sequence ATGGCTGATGAATTTTCATCCCACGAAGCACATGACGTACCGCCTCGTGCATTCCAGTTCGGGGCCGCCGTTCCCGTGCATGCCGCTGTGCCTGTCTGGGCGCGTCTCGGCGTGGCGGGCCATGCGGTTCGCGTCGCCTGGGCCGGACTCGACTTTGAAGCCGCAGAAAGCGATGCCGTCCTCGAGCCAGCCGCCGTGCTGCGCTTCGGCATCCTGGGCACCCTGAGCTTTCTTGTCGATGCCGGCGTGCTGATGGTCTCACTGGACCTGGGTGCCGTGGCCGCCCGCGGCATCGCGCTGCCCGCCGCCACCATGACGACCTGGTTGGTCAACCGCGGTCTCAGCTTGCCGCCGCACCCGCCGGCCGCGCCCAACCTGCTGCGCTACGTTGGCGCGAGCGGGCCGGGGGCTGCCCTGAACTTCATCGTGTATGCAGCCCTGGTGGCGCTCCCGTTCAATGGGATGGACGTGCACCCGCTTGCGGCATTGGCGGTGAGTTCCCTCGCCGCATTGAAGCTCAGTTACCTGGGGAGCCGGCGCTTCAGGTAG
- a CDS encoding DUF429 domain-containing protein — translation MTAALPALVGCDFSSAPSRRKPIVIAHGMLSGDGVRLDRLERLDSLADFAQWLKQPQAWVGGFDVPFGLPRALVEHLGWPAEWHACMVHYGQLSRAQIRDTFAAFCSARPAGAKFAHRAFDKRAGSSPSMKWVNPPVAYMLHAAVPLLLEAGVHLPGLHAGDPSRVALEAYPGLLARELIGRRSYKSDDKGKQTPDRRAARVELLAQLEQGQTRLGLRAVLRRELRAVLLEDATGDALDALLCLVQAAWALQQGPPRYGLPDEVDALEGWIVSC, via the coding sequence GTGACGGCCGCGCTGCCCGCGCTCGTGGGCTGCGATTTTTCCAGCGCGCCCAGCCGCCGCAAACCCATCGTCATCGCGCACGGCATGCTGTCTGGCGACGGCGTGCGTCTGGACCGATTGGAGCGGCTGGATTCGCTCGCAGACTTCGCCCAGTGGTTGAAGCAGCCGCAGGCCTGGGTCGGCGGCTTCGATGTTCCCTTCGGCCTGCCGCGCGCGCTGGTCGAGCATCTGGGTTGGCCCGCCGAGTGGCATGCCTGCATGGTCCACTATGGGCAACTCAGTCGCGCGCAGATCCGCGACACCTTCGCCGCGTTTTGCAGCGCCCGTCCGGCCGGCGCCAAGTTCGCCCATCGCGCCTTCGACAAGCGCGCCGGCTCGAGTCCCTCCATGAAATGGGTCAACCCGCCGGTGGCGTACATGCTGCATGCGGCGGTGCCGCTGCTGCTGGAGGCGGGCGTGCACCTGCCGGGGCTGCACGCAGGCGACCCCAGCCGGGTCGCGCTCGAAGCCTATCCCGGCTTGCTGGCGCGCGAGCTCATCGGGCGGCGCAGCTACAAGAGCGATGACAAAGGCAAGCAGACGCCCGATCGTCGCGCGGCCCGGGTCGAGCTGCTGGCGCAGCTGGAGCAAGGACAGACGCGCCTGGGCCTGCGTGCCGTGCTCAGGCGCGAGCTGCGCGCCGTGCTGCTGGAGGACGCCACCGGCGACGCGCTCGATGCCTTGCTGTGCCTGGTGCAGGCGGCCTGGGCCCTGCAACAGGGGCCGCCGCGCTACGGGTTGCCGGATGAGGTCGATGCCCTGGAGGGATGGATCGTTTCCTGCTGA